Proteins encoded together in one Candidatus Nitrosocaldus cavascurensis window:
- a CDS encoding DNA-directed RNA polymerase subunit H, which produces MSNRMIRHEYVPEHILLSKEEAEEVLKRYHVKPNQLPFILASDPAIRNLNAKPGDIVKIIRKSPTAGVSIYYRYVVEG; this is translated from the coding sequence ATGAGCAATAGGATGATAAGGCATGAGTACGTGCCTGAACATATACTTCTCAGCAAGGAGGAGGCTGAAGAGGTACTCAAGAGGTACCATGTAAAACCTAACCAACTCCCATTCATACTTGCAAGTGACCCAGCGATAAGGAACCTTAATGCTAAGCCTGGAGATATAGTTAAGATAATAAGGAAGAGCCCAACAGCAGGGGTAAGTATATACTACAGATATGTAGTAGAGGGGTAA
- a CDS encoding PEFG-CTERM sorting domain-containing protein yields MARYRSALIGTLVASMMLLAAPFAVYAQQQQITITLDKQSYSTGDTLKVTGKVPRVITGLDVIIQIMNERNNQAALTQVTPASDGSFSAEFKLGGPFMSNSGTYKVVVTYGDIQSSAEFAFTAQAQPTVREFSVKISGIQEDITLRGTITVGNVQSATLDQDFNSIVLQLSDINTDSKLTITVPSTVIRDEFRAQFMDVDFIAFSEETDTDIQANVTKHTANEATLEIDVPAGVSTLEIVIAPENIAVVPEFGVIAALILAAGIGTFIVVSRRQMVRVFPQI; encoded by the coding sequence ATGGCCAGATATAGATCTGCACTAATAGGAACGCTTGTAGCATCTATGATGCTACTTGCAGCACCATTTGCAGTGTATGCACAACAGCAACAGATAACCATAACGCTAGATAAGCAGTCATACAGTACTGGAGATACGCTGAAGGTTACTGGAAAGGTACCTAGGGTCATAACTGGGCTAGATGTCATCATCCAGATAATGAATGAGAGGAATAATCAGGCAGCATTAACACAGGTTACACCAGCAAGCGATGGTAGTTTCAGTGCAGAGTTCAAGCTTGGAGGACCATTCATGAGCAACTCTGGTACATACAAGGTTGTTGTAACATACGGCGATATTCAAAGTAGTGCAGAGTTTGCATTCACTGCACAGGCACAACCAACAGTAAGAGAGTTCAGTGTAAAGATAAGTGGGATACAGGAGGATATAACGCTAAGAGGTACAATAACAGTTGGGAATGTACAATCAGCAACTCTAGATCAAGACTTCAACAGCATAGTGCTACAGCTCTCTGACATCAATACTGATAGCAAGTTGACAATAACTGTACCATCTACTGTGATAAGGGATGAGTTCAGGGCTCAGTTCATGGATGTTGATTTCATAGCATTCAGTGAGGAGACAGATACAGATATTCAAGCCAATGTAACCAAGCATACTGCTAATGAGGCTACACTAGAGATAGATGTTCCTGCTGGTGTTTCGACTTTGGAGATAGTTATTGCTCCAGAGAATATAGCTGTTGTACCAGAGTTTGGTGTGATAGCAGCTCTCATACTTGCTGCTGGTATAGGTACCTTCATAGTAGTCAGTAGAAGGCAGATGGTAAGGGTATTCCCACAGATATAG